One window of the Paenibacillus beijingensis genome contains the following:
- a CDS encoding response regulator, whose translation MYRVLLADDEPDVRDGLLQEIDWTACGFTVVGTAENGQEATELAERLEPDAVVTDISMPFMDGLKLAEWLRERYPLVKIVILTGYDEFDYARQAVRLSVDDYLLKPFSAASLNELLCKLRGKMDRERAEREDVKQLKEHFHTSLPLLQATFLASLLYRKQSRAAVDARAAGYGLSLSGSGGWVSLISLHAMVQPDEAAPAYSLRSSEDLDLKLFAVMNIAEEIWGRLGLGYVFLHQDYVVLLSVNRDGREAWLWQTQQALESVLRNIEHYLRVPVTIGAGSIVSCISDLKVSYEDALLALDYRLVPGAGNLIFIEDVERGQAQKLRFDELKERSLVRCLKVGTAEELREIIDTIFREISGDHAYSDIQLYLIEVMTSVLKTAEAADVNTDEIFGPGFPFYAEMFKFSGLPQAQLWFHERCMMLMNRIASKRQHNYKDIVEQAVAYIQQNYGDPDISIQKLISLLHISQGYFCGIFKKEVKMTFVQYLMQIRMEAAKELLRTTDLKAFEIAERVGFTEPNYFSYCFKKQIGVSPKEYRTQSGMTVGR comes from the coding sequence ATGTACAGAGTGCTATTGGCCGATGATGAGCCGGACGTACGCGACGGGCTGCTGCAGGAGATCGATTGGACCGCCTGCGGCTTTACCGTCGTCGGGACGGCCGAGAACGGACAGGAGGCGACGGAGCTTGCCGAGCGTCTGGAGCCGGATGCGGTCGTTACGGATATCAGCATGCCGTTCATGGATGGGTTAAAGCTTGCGGAGTGGCTTCGTGAACGATACCCGCTCGTAAAAATTGTTATTTTGACCGGTTACGATGAATTTGATTATGCCCGTCAGGCGGTCCGTCTTAGTGTGGACGATTATTTACTGAAGCCGTTTTCAGCGGCTAGTCTGAACGAACTGCTATGCAAGCTGCGGGGCAAAATGGACCGTGAGCGGGCTGAGCGTGAGGACGTGAAGCAGCTTAAGGAACATTTTCATACCAGTCTTCCACTGCTCCAGGCTACATTTCTGGCTTCGCTGTTGTACCGCAAGCAGTCCCGCGCCGCAGTCGATGCAAGGGCGGCCGGCTACGGACTTTCGCTGTCCGGAAGCGGCGGCTGGGTGTCGCTGATCTCGCTCCATGCCATGGTTCAGCCGGATGAAGCGGCTCCTGCGTATTCACTGCGAAGCTCGGAGGATTTGGATTTGAAGCTGTTCGCGGTGATGAACATTGCGGAGGAAATATGGGGGCGCCTCGGGCTAGGGTACGTATTTCTTCACCAGGATTACGTTGTGCTGCTTTCGGTGAATCGAGACGGAAGGGAGGCTTGGCTTTGGCAAACCCAGCAGGCGCTCGAAAGCGTCCTCCGTAATATCGAGCATTACCTGAGGGTGCCGGTTACAATCGGCGCCGGTTCGATCGTCTCCTGCATTAGCGATTTGAAGGTTTCTTACGAGGATGCGCTTCTTGCCCTCGATTACAGGCTTGTACCGGGGGCGGGAAACCTTATTTTTATCGAGGATGTAGAGCGTGGACAAGCACAGAAGCTTCGCTTCGACGAGCTAAAGGAGCGGTCCTTGGTCCGCTGTCTGAAAGTCGGTACAGCTGAGGAACTGCGTGAGATTATCGATACGATTTTTCGGGAAATTAGCGGCGATCACGCTTACAGCGATATTCAGCTGTATCTGATCGAGGTGATGACTTCCGTCTTGAAGACCGCGGAAGCTGCGGATGTCAATACGGATGAGATATTCGGTCCCGGGTTCCCCTTTTATGCCGAAATGTTCAAGTTTTCCGGTCTGCCGCAGGCGCAGCTTTGGTTTCATGAACGATGCATGATGCTGATGAACCGAATCGCAAGCAAGCGGCAGCACAATTACAAGGACATCGTGGAGCAGGCCGTTGCCTACATCCAGCAAAACTACGGTGACCCGGACATTTCAATCCAGAAGCTGATCTCGCTGCTTCATATCAGTCAGGGCTATTTTTGCGGGATCTTCAAGAAAGAAGTGAAGATGACCTTTGTCCAGTATTTGATGCAAATCCGAATGGAAGCGGCCAAAGAGCTGCTGCGGACGACGGATCTGAAAGCGTTTGAGATTGCGGAGCGTGTCGGCTTCACCGAACCGAATTACTTCAGTTATTGCTTCAAAAAACAGATCGGCGTCTCACCCAAGGAATACCGCACCCAAAGCGGCATGACGGTGGGAAGATGA
- a CDS encoding sensor histidine kinase: MRRLNRGLSSIQSIMTWSFSIFIVLVLTIVAVLLHDKFSRTAERSAYLSTRQIVNQVSFSLEDYVRSMSSLYRAIEDNMLADGEWDDEQVKKQLDTLLSSRDDIVSIALFDDRGTLLENRPAAPVRESAHITRQSWFHSAIRVPDHLSFSFPHIQNMYKGTYKWVVSMSKGITVYRGGKEMHVILLVDINFKQIELLCSRVSLGQKGYVYIIDEGAGNIVYHPQQQLIYMGLKSENVEQALITQDSYIDEYSGLKRLNTVKSVANIGWKIVGVSYLDEIMTTREEVNRYLVRVLAVVLILVILVSMLLASTLSRPIRRMERTMKSVERGDFNVELPVRGPLEVVQLSSRFNMMLHKIRGLMDQIVMEQESKRKYELEALQAQINPHFLYNTLNSVVRMVGMSRNEEVITMITSLSRLFRISLSKGKTVITVQEELEHARHYLTIQQMRFKQKFRFSIEADEEALSCLTLKLVLQPLIENAIVHGIEYMVEEGMIRVSAAVEDRALLLKVEDNGVGMAPDKAAKLLKGDGREKSGPGSGVAVKNVHDRIQLYYGFPYGLEFESEPEEGTTVRIRIPLIRDEAKEE, from the coding sequence ATGAGACGGTTGAACAGAGGTCTGAGCAGCATTCAATCGATTATGACATGGTCGTTTTCGATCTTCATCGTGCTCGTCTTGACCATTGTGGCGGTGCTGCTGCACGACAAGTTTTCCCGGACGGCGGAGAGAAGCGCTTATTTAAGCACCCGCCAAATCGTCAATCAGGTCAGCTTCAGTCTTGAAGACTACGTCCGCAGCATGTCAAGCCTGTACCGCGCCATTGAAGACAATATGCTGGCGGACGGGGAGTGGGATGACGAGCAAGTAAAGAAGCAGCTGGACACGCTCCTGAGCAGCCGCGATGATATCGTATCGATCGCATTATTTGACGACCGGGGGACGCTGCTGGAAAACCGGCCCGCCGCCCCCGTCCGGGAAAGCGCTCACATAACCCGGCAAAGCTGGTTTCATTCCGCAATACGGGTACCGGATCATTTAAGCTTCTCTTTTCCCCATATTCAAAATATGTACAAAGGAACTTATAAGTGGGTCGTTTCGATGAGCAAAGGAATTACAGTTTACCGGGGCGGCAAGGAGATGCATGTCATTCTGCTCGTCGACATTAACTTCAAGCAGATTGAGCTGCTGTGCAGCCGGGTCAGTCTCGGACAAAAGGGATACGTCTACATTATTGACGAAGGAGCCGGCAATATCGTTTACCATCCCCAGCAGCAGCTGATTTATATGGGACTGAAAAGCGAGAACGTCGAACAGGCGCTCATCACTCAAGATAGCTACATCGATGAATATTCAGGATTAAAGCGCTTAAACACCGTCAAGTCGGTTGCCAATATCGGCTGGAAAATTGTCGGCGTCTCTTATTTGGACGAGATTATGACGACCCGCGAAGAAGTGAACCGATATCTGGTCCGCGTGCTGGCCGTCGTGCTCATTCTGGTCATCCTCGTATCCATGCTTCTTGCATCGACCTTGAGCCGGCCGATCCGCCGGATGGAGCGGACGATGAAGTCGGTGGAGCGCGGGGATTTCAACGTCGAGCTTCCCGTTCGCGGTCCGCTCGAGGTTGTACAGCTGTCCAGCCGGTTTAATATGATGCTCCATAAAATCCGCGGGCTAATGGACCAAATCGTAATGGAACAGGAATCGAAACGCAAATATGAGCTCGAAGCGCTGCAGGCGCAGATCAACCCTCATTTTCTGTACAACACCCTCAACTCCGTCGTCCGGATGGTCGGCATGAGCCGGAACGAGGAAGTAATCACGATGATCACCTCGCTCTCCAGGCTGTTCAGGATTAGCTTAAGCAAAGGCAAAACGGTCATTACGGTACAGGAGGAGCTCGAACACGCACGGCATTACTTGACGATTCAGCAGATGCGCTTCAAGCAAAAATTCCGGTTTTCGATCGAAGCGGATGAAGAGGCGCTTTCGTGTCTGACGCTTAAGCTGGTGCTTCAGCCGCTGATCGAGAATGCGATCGTGCACGGCATCGAATATATGGTGGAAGAGGGGATGATTCGCGTCAGTGCGGCGGTCGAAGATCGAGCGCTGCTGCTTAAGGTTGAAGATAACGGCGTCGGCATGGCACCGGATAAAGCGGCCAAGCTGCTGAAAGGAGACGGTCGGGAGAAGAGCGGTCCGGGTTCGGGCGTTGCGGTAAAAAATGTGCACGACCGGATCCAGCTTTATTACGGCTTTCCATACGGTCTGGAATTCGAGAGCGAGCCGGAAGAAGGAACTACAGTGCGGATCCGGATTCCCCTGATCCGGGACGAGGCGAAAGAGGAGTGA
- the mglC gene encoding galactose/methyl galactoside ABC transporter permease MglC, producing MFRVRHYMTQRAIFLVLILLVIGIAIADPGFLAFSTLRDILQQSSTRAIIALGAAFILVTGGVDLSAGRVVGLTAVVSASMLQIDTYANRFFPDLPHLWVGLPIVIGIFAGLAVGLINGLIIAKLNVPPFIATLGTMVAVYGFNSIYFDTKPNQSQPIGGLRPDFTKIGSGYIDLGGGYSIPYIVLIAIAVAAVCWVVFNKTRLGKNMYAIGGNVQAAHVSGINVARNLIALYAIAGALYGLGGVLEAARTGGATNNYGNMYELDAIAACVVGGVSTAGGIGTVPGVMAGVLIFGVINYGLTFIGVSPYWQLIIKGLIIVAAVAFDIRKYVAKK from the coding sequence ATGTTTCGAGTAAGACATTATATGACCCAGCGGGCGATCTTCCTTGTGCTCATTCTGCTGGTTATCGGGATCGCGATCGCCGATCCGGGCTTCTTGGCCTTCTCGACGCTGAGGGATATTTTGCAGCAGTCGTCTACACGCGCGATTATCGCTCTCGGGGCGGCGTTCATTCTCGTCACCGGAGGCGTCGACTTATCGGCAGGGCGGGTCGTCGGACTAACGGCGGTCGTCTCGGCGTCGATGCTGCAGATCGACACCTATGCGAACCGCTTTTTTCCGGATTTGCCCCACTTGTGGGTCGGTCTTCCGATTGTGATCGGGATATTCGCCGGACTTGCCGTCGGGCTGATCAACGGGCTTATCATCGCCAAGCTGAACGTGCCCCCGTTCATCGCTACGCTTGGGACGATGGTTGCCGTATATGGTTTCAACTCCATCTATTTCGACACAAAGCCGAACCAATCGCAGCCGATCGGCGGGCTGAGGCCCGATTTTACAAAGATCGGCTCCGGCTATATCGATTTGGGGGGCGGCTACTCGATTCCATACATTGTGCTGATCGCCATTGCCGTCGCCGCCGTCTGCTGGGTCGTGTTCAACAAAACTCGCCTCGGCAAAAACATGTACGCGATCGGCGGCAACGTGCAAGCCGCCCATGTATCCGGGATTAACGTCGCCCGCAACCTGATCGCGCTTTACGCCATCGCAGGCGCGCTGTACGGTCTCGGAGGCGTGCTCGAAGCGGCGCGTACAGGAGGCGCGACGAACAACTACGGCAACATGTATGAGCTCGACGCGATTGCGGCCTGCGTAGTGGGAGGCGTTTCGACGGCCGGCGGCATCGGAACGGTACCCGGCGTGATGGCCGGAGTGCTCATTTTCGGCGTTATCAATTACGGCCTTACGTTTATCGGGGTGAGCCCGTATTGGCAGCTCATCATCAAAGGGCTGATTATCGTCGCCGCGGTCGCATTCGATATCCGCAAATACGTAGCCAAGAAATAG
- a CDS encoding sugar ABC transporter ATP-binding protein, translating into MSEPYLLEMNGVSKAFPGVQALSGVTLKVRPGTVHALMGENGAGKSTLMKCLFGIYKPDEGEIVLNGRKTEIGSSRDALENGISMIHQELHPVPHRPVMENIWLGRFPMKGFGPLKLVDEKRMYKDTMELFRDLNLSIDPKALTGSLSVSKVQSIEIAKAVSFRSKVIVMDEPTSSLTGNEVAQLFAIINQLRSRGVSIIYISHKMEEILTISDDVTIMRDGRNVGTWPAAELTTDMIITRMVGRDLNERFPERSNRPGEVLLKAEGLSSPDPKSFQNVSFELRKGEILGVGGLVGAQRTELIEALFGLRALSAGTISLNGRKVKIKSPGDAKRHKIALLTEERRVTGIFPVLSVYDNTIIANLGRYRNRFGLLSESRGRVEASQNIQKFRTKTPSVDTLIRNLSGGNQQKVLLARWLLTDPDILLLDEPTRGIDVGAKFEIYTIIAELAKQGKSVIMISSEMPELLGMSDRIMVMSEGRLTGVLNGKRATEQEIMRLAAQQRMA; encoded by the coding sequence ATGAGTGAACCGTATTTGCTTGAGATGAACGGCGTTTCCAAGGCGTTTCCCGGCGTACAAGCGCTGAGCGGCGTAACGTTGAAAGTCAGGCCTGGCACCGTCCATGCCTTGATGGGGGAGAACGGGGCGGGCAAATCAACGTTGATGAAATGCTTGTTCGGCATCTATAAGCCGGATGAGGGCGAGATTGTGCTGAACGGCCGAAAGACGGAAATCGGCAGCTCGCGCGACGCCTTGGAAAACGGGATATCGATGATTCACCAGGAGCTGCATCCCGTACCGCACCGGCCGGTCATGGAAAATATTTGGCTCGGCCGCTTTCCGATGAAAGGCTTCGGACCGCTGAAGCTGGTGGACGAGAAGCGCATGTATAAGGATACGATGGAGCTGTTTCGAGATTTAAACCTTTCGATCGATCCGAAAGCGCTGACCGGCTCCCTTTCGGTTTCGAAAGTGCAGTCCATTGAAATTGCAAAGGCGGTATCCTTCCGCTCGAAAGTAATCGTTATGGACGAGCCGACGTCGTCGCTCACGGGCAACGAAGTGGCCCAGCTGTTCGCCATTATTAACCAGCTGCGCAGCCGCGGCGTCTCCATCATTTATATTTCGCACAAAATGGAAGAAATTTTAACGATTTCCGATGATGTCACGATTATGCGGGATGGCCGCAATGTGGGCACGTGGCCGGCGGCGGAACTGACGACCGACATGATTATTACCCGTATGGTCGGCCGTGATTTGAACGAGCGATTCCCCGAGCGCAGCAATCGGCCTGGGGAGGTTTTGCTGAAGGCGGAAGGACTTTCTTCCCCGGATCCAAAGTCGTTTCAAAATGTCTCTTTCGAGCTGCGTAAAGGAGAAATTCTCGGTGTCGGCGGTCTTGTCGGAGCGCAGCGCACGGAACTGATCGAGGCGCTGTTCGGCCTGCGTGCGCTTTCTGCGGGCACGATTTCGCTCAATGGCCGGAAGGTGAAAATCAAATCGCCGGGCGATGCCAAACGGCATAAGATCGCCCTGCTGACGGAGGAACGGCGGGTAACCGGCATTTTTCCGGTGCTTTCCGTTTACGATAATACGATTATCGCGAACCTCGGGCGCTACCGGAACCGGTTCGGGCTGCTCAGCGAGAGCAGGGGAAGGGTTGAGGCTTCGCAAAATATCCAGAAATTCAGGACAAAGACGCCGTCGGTCGATACGCTCATCCGCAACTTGTCGGGGGGCAATCAGCAGAAGGTGCTGCTTGCCCGCTGGCTCTTGACCGATCCGGATATTTTGCTGCTGGACGAACCGACCCGGGGGATCGACGTAGGCGCCAAATTCGAGATTTATACCATTATTGCGGAGCTGGCGAAGCAGGGGAAAAGCGTCATCATGATTTCATCGGAAATGCCCGAGCTGCTCGGCATGTCGGACCGCATTATGGTCATGAGCGAAGGCCGGCTTACGGGCGTATTGAACGGCAAGCGGGCAACGGAACAGGAAATTATGCGGCTGGCCGCACAGCAGCGGATGGCGTAG
- a CDS encoding ABC transporter substrate-binding protein, producing the protein MKRKSVMLVIALLLAVSALLSACGGNSGGNTANTGTNSGGSTGTTTTTEEKTEGQPAAAEAEPFSMTLRHTQVGESKKFRLALLEDVVKKTEAEVPGLKIEFDPVEDAANRFTKLPAEMTAGNPPQIFDLFGGSADAVKYAKAGRLLDLTPILDELGIKDKFIDLSQFTVDGKIYGLPIGASQEGFFYNKPLFEKFGLKVPTTLEELETLMETLKQNNVAPIAMASKAAWVPLMLNNTLMARYAGPDTFTGFVDGSKKWNAPEVVAAWTKYNEWLAKGYFMKGELGFDYPEMRNQLITGKAGLMFDGSWASSVFADPAQAGDMVGKVGYFAVPAVANGTGDQTFVNGNHSNGYGFSANLKENEVAAVKAFIKNMYNEEMQLRGLKEDNLLPSMKVEGDMASIVQDPTLKEVLSVQAKAAGAFPVFDAFVQSDVYKEVELGISQLIAGKGKADPQKILDKIQSVQDAANQK; encoded by the coding sequence ATGAAGAGGAAATCGGTTATGCTGGTCATCGCATTGCTTCTGGCCGTTTCGGCGCTGCTGTCCGCGTGCGGCGGCAATTCGGGCGGGAATACGGCGAACACAGGGACGAATTCCGGAGGCAGCACCGGTACGACTACGACGACAGAGGAAAAAACGGAAGGGCAGCCGGCGGCGGCAGAAGCCGAGCCGTTCTCCATGACGCTTCGTCATACGCAAGTCGGGGAATCCAAAAAATTCCGCTTGGCGCTGCTGGAAGACGTGGTGAAGAAAACGGAAGCGGAAGTGCCAGGGCTTAAAATCGAGTTCGATCCGGTCGAAGACGCCGCCAACCGCTTCACGAAGCTTCCGGCGGAGATGACGGCCGGCAATCCTCCGCAAATTTTCGACCTGTTCGGCGGTTCGGCCGATGCGGTCAAATATGCGAAAGCGGGACGTCTGCTCGACCTGACTCCGATTCTTGACGAGCTTGGCATCAAAGACAAATTCATCGATCTGTCCCAATTTACCGTTGACGGCAAAATCTACGGCTTGCCGATCGGCGCGAGCCAGGAAGGATTTTTCTACAACAAGCCGCTGTTCGAGAAATTCGGTTTGAAAGTGCCGACGACGCTCGAAGAACTCGAAACTTTAATGGAGACGCTGAAGCAAAACAACGTCGCGCCGATCGCCATGGCCTCCAAAGCGGCATGGGTGCCGCTAATGCTGAACAATACGCTGATGGCCCGTTATGCAGGTCCGGATACGTTCACCGGTTTTGTCGACGGCTCGAAAAAGTGGAACGCTCCCGAAGTCGTTGCCGCTTGGACAAAATATAACGAATGGCTGGCAAAAGGCTACTTTATGAAAGGAGAGCTCGGATTCGACTATCCGGAAATGCGCAACCAGCTCATTACGGGCAAAGCGGGCCTCATGTTCGACGGCAGCTGGGCATCCTCGGTATTCGCGGATCCGGCACAGGCGGGCGACATGGTCGGCAAGGTCGGTTACTTCGCCGTGCCGGCGGTAGCAAACGGCACAGGCGACCAAACGTTCGTCAACGGCAATCATTCCAACGGCTACGGTTTCTCAGCCAACCTGAAAGAGAATGAAGTTGCGGCGGTTAAAGCATTCATCAAAAACATGTACAACGAAGAAATGCAGCTTCGCGGCCTAAAGGAGGATAATCTGCTGCCTTCCATGAAGGTGGAGGGGGATATGGCTTCCATCGTCCAGGATCCAACCTTGAAAGAAGTGCTATCCGTACAAGCGAAAGCGGCAGGCGCATTCCCGGTATTCGACGCATTCGTACAATCCGACGTTTACAAGGAAGTGGAGCTCGGAATTTCCCAGCTGATTGCAGGCAAAGGCAAAGCGGATCCGCAAAAAATATTGGATAAAATTCAATCCGTTCAGGATGCCGCAAATCAAAAATAA
- a CDS encoding cytochrome P450 — MENKKYANMLIMPELDSAEKRLFPFDILSVLRKEAPVRYDRTRNCWDVFAYGDVHRVLKDSRTFSSVRGAAAGQNLLFMDPPKHTQLRDLVNKAFTPKAIQELAPRIQSIAEQLLDQVTGEEMDIVSDFATPLPVIVISELLGAPKEDRAHFKRWSDILVESAEDVSDEAFQKITEKRMGAMQELTLYFKSILELRAKQPQDDLISALLKAEINGEKLTERDLIGFCILLLAAGNETTTNLITNGVRIVTEQPSIHSELNLSPETIPSFIEEVLRYYPPIVAIGRIATENTEIGSQTVQAGDQIIIWVGAANWDESKFTDPDKFDLHRKPNPHLSFGFGIHFCLGAPLARLEGKIALQALLDRYNEIKLQTDQPLIPIPSSFVFGVKNYPITFVQ; from the coding sequence ATGGAGAACAAAAAATATGCAAATATGCTGATCATGCCCGAGCTTGATTCTGCTGAAAAGCGGTTGTTTCCTTTCGACATATTATCTGTACTGAGAAAGGAAGCTCCTGTTCGATACGATCGTACAAGGAATTGTTGGGATGTCTTCGCTTATGGCGATGTGCACCGTGTGTTAAAAGATTCGCGAACTTTCTCTTCTGTGCGCGGAGCTGCTGCGGGACAAAATCTGTTGTTTATGGATCCCCCCAAACATACTCAATTGCGCGATCTGGTGAATAAAGCTTTTACTCCAAAGGCAATTCAAGAGCTGGCTCCGCGAATTCAATCGATTGCTGAACAATTGCTGGACCAGGTAACCGGAGAAGAAATGGACATCGTAAGCGATTTTGCCACTCCTCTGCCTGTTATTGTCATCTCGGAGCTGCTTGGTGCTCCGAAGGAAGACCGGGCTCATTTTAAGCGTTGGTCCGATATTCTCGTCGAAAGCGCTGAAGACGTCTCGGACGAAGCATTTCAAAAAATCACTGAAAAACGAATGGGCGCAATGCAAGAACTGACCCTATATTTCAAAAGCATTCTTGAGCTCCGTGCCAAACAGCCGCAAGACGACCTCATCTCAGCATTGCTCAAAGCCGAAATCAATGGGGAAAAGCTCACCGAGAGAGACCTTATTGGATTCTGTATCCTCCTCCTGGCTGCAGGGAACGAAACGACGACCAATCTGATTACGAACGGAGTCCGAATTGTGACGGAACAGCCGTCGATACATTCCGAGCTTAACCTTTCGCCAGAAACAATCCCAAGTTTTATTGAAGAAGTGCTTCGATATTATCCGCCGATCGTGGCGATTGGCCGAATAGCAACAGAAAACACCGAAATAGGCTCTCAAACCGTTCAAGCAGGCGATCAGATCATTATATGGGTTGGAGCGGCCAATTGGGATGAGTCCAAATTCACGGATCCCGATAAGTTCGATCTGCATCGCAAGCCGAATCCTCATTTGTCATTTGGCTTCGGTATTCATTTCTGCCTGGGGGCTCCGCTTGCACGACTCGAAGGGAAAATAGCGTTGCAGGCTCTTCTAGATCGGTATAACGAAATCAAGCTGCAGACGGACCAACCATTGATTCCGATTCCAAGCTCGTTCGTGTTTGGCGTAAAAAATTATCCGATTACGTTTGTACAATAA
- a CDS encoding glycerate kinase — translation MNIIVAPDSFKGSLSSIEAGRIIEKAFALEWKEARVAVIPVADGGEGTVDALLYATGGERVELNAKGPECREIPSFYGILGDRNTAVIEVAAAVGLQLVPETDRNPLQFTSYGVGELMLHALDKGYREFIIGLGGSATNDGGLGMLQALGAGFSDGEGNAVLPTAASLSDIRSVDFTGLDPRIRHSRLHVACDVDNPLCGESGASAVFGPQKGASPRQVEQLDSGLSVFAACVEKHLGQSFQHNLGAGAAGGLGFALLTIGARMESGASLIARAAGIEEKLLAADWLITGEGYTDEQSLRGKLPYYLSRLAKSNGVPTILLSGAINIELEVLFDHFDSMHAIASGPLSLEMSISNAERLLYHKARNIARLLRGFVTNKGSG, via the coding sequence ATGAACATTATCGTCGCTCCCGATTCGTTCAAAGGAAGCTTGTCTTCGATCGAAGCGGGCAGGATTATCGAAAAGGCGTTTGCCCTGGAATGGAAAGAGGCCCGTGTAGCCGTAATTCCTGTGGCGGACGGAGGGGAAGGTACAGTTGATGCGCTGCTGTATGCGACTGGCGGAGAACGAGTCGAACTGAATGCAAAGGGTCCTGAATGCCGGGAAATTCCAAGTTTCTACGGCATATTGGGGGATCGGAATACGGCCGTCATCGAGGTTGCGGCAGCCGTCGGACTTCAATTGGTGCCTGAGACGGATCGTAACCCGCTTCAATTTACGTCGTATGGAGTCGGAGAATTGATGCTGCACGCGCTGGACAAAGGCTATCGCGAATTTATTATCGGCTTGGGTGGAAGCGCCACCAATGATGGAGGACTCGGTATGCTGCAAGCTTTGGGGGCTGGCTTTTCCGATGGTGAAGGGAACGCCGTACTGCCTACGGCCGCTTCGCTTTCCGACATTCGATCCGTTGATTTTACCGGATTGGATCCCCGTATCCGGCATTCGCGCCTGCACGTCGCCTGCGATGTAGATAACCCGCTCTGCGGAGAAAGCGGAGCGTCCGCCGTCTTCGGGCCGCAGAAAGGCGCTTCTCCCAGGCAAGTAGAGCAGCTTGATTCCGGATTGTCGGTTTTTGCCGCATGCGTCGAGAAACATTTGGGGCAAAGCTTTCAACATAACTTGGGCGCCGGAGCAGCAGGCGGATTAGGCTTTGCGCTGCTAACGATCGGCGCTCGGATGGAGTCCGGCGCCTCTCTTATCGCTCGGGCGGCGGGAATTGAAGAAAAGCTGCTTGCGGCCGATTGGTTGATCACGGGCGAAGGTTATACGGACGAACAGTCGCTGCGCGGAAAGCTTCCTTATTACCTTTCCCGACTCGCGAAATCAAACGGCGTGCCGACCATTCTTTTATCCGGGGCAATCAATATCGAGCTGGAGGTGCTGTTTGACCATTTTGACAGCATGCATGCGATCGCCAGCGGACCTTTATCACTCGAAATGTCCATTTCGAATGCAGAAAGGCTGCTTTATCACAAAGCCCGCAATATAGCCCGGCTGCTGCGCGGATTTGTAACTAATAAAGGTAGCGGTTGA
- a CDS encoding substrate-binding domain-containing protein, with product MRSILTAAAAAAFILSISSCNSRPLNGDEGRPKRIALIAPVHAGELAEAIRLGAEAAAREYGAELIYADVQPEEENGDIRQLKAALRSIEEGVSAVIIDPADEEVLAALTDKAAAAAVPVVALNGEYPVKGIAGLIAVDNEEAGRQAGAAMAELLGGTGTVALLLSDRKDPGLAKREKGIRETLLSYKGIRLSAVKAVCGASRDRCWQAVKQLLDQADVDGIVALEEQGALGTADEVRRRHAEGAPKIVAFGSEFEQLELLQDGVIHKLVVQNGFSTGYLGVTQAVSLTGGERGSAKKQLEARLQTKLIDSENMFWMDNQKLLFPFVQ from the coding sequence ATGCGTTCCATACTGACGGCTGCAGCTGCGGCTGCATTTATCTTGAGTATCTCTTCATGCAATTCCCGCCCGCTTAACGGGGATGAGGGAAGGCCGAAACGGATTGCGCTGATCGCCCCGGTTCATGCCGGCGAGCTTGCGGAGGCGATTCGGCTTGGAGCGGAGGCGGCAGCCAGGGAGTACGGAGCCGAGCTGATCTATGCCGATGTTCAGCCGGAAGAGGAAAACGGCGACATTAGGCAGCTGAAGGCAGCGCTCCGTTCGATCGAAGAAGGCGTATCCGCGGTCATTATCGATCCTGCTGACGAGGAAGTTTTAGCGGCGTTAACGGATAAAGCGGCTGCCGCAGCAGTTCCGGTCGTTGCGCTGAACGGTGAGTATCCGGTAAAAGGAATTGCCGGATTGATCGCCGTCGACAATGAGGAAGCCGGCCGGCAGGCGGGAGCAGCGATGGCGGAGCTGCTCGGGGGAACCGGTACCGTCGCGCTGCTGCTATCCGACCGGAAGGACCCCGGCCTGGCCAAGCGCGAGAAAGGAATACGGGAGACGCTTCTAAGCTATAAAGGCATTCGCCTTTCAGCCGTCAAGGCGGTATGCGGCGCTTCCCGCGACCGGTGCTGGCAGGCCGTCAAGCAGCTGCTGGATCAGGCCGATGTAGACGGTATCGTCGCATTGGAGGAACAGGGGGCGCTCGGGACGGCGGATGAAGTGCGGCGCCGCCATGCGGAAGGGGCGCCCAAAATCGTGGCGTTCGGAAGCGAGTTCGAGCAGCTGGAGCTGCTGCAGGACGGCGTGATCCATAAGCTGGTTGTGCAAAACGGCTTCAGCACCGGTTATTTGGGTGTGACCCAGGCGGTTTCGCTGACCGGCGGCGAGCGGGGGAGCGCCAAGAAACAACTGGAAGCGCGGCTCCAGACGAAGCTGATCGACTCGGAGAACATGTTTTGGATGGACAATCAGAAGCTTCTGTTTCCCTTTGTGCAATAA